From one Pedobacter faecalis genomic stretch:
- a CDS encoding 2-hydroxyacid dehydrogenase has protein sequence MKALVYSSRKNEREILSKANDGKHELSWQTAALSKDTVQLAAGQDAVVVFTNDDVSASVMNQLATLGVKYVITRSAGTDHIDFEAAARNGIRVSNIPAYSPNAIAEHAIALTLALSRHLIRANRNCMQYDFSLDHLTGFNLNGKQVGIVGMGHIGLITARIFQGFGCNVSGYDVNPDVSAPGIPQVPLNDLLQSCDIISLHVPLNRQTEHMINSETLSLMKKGAMLINTSRGGLVNTIDVLQALDAGRLGYYGTDVYEFERGIFFEDRESDTVRDALLTRLIAHPKVLLTPHQAFLTVEAISDITTQVIRLLDDYAVSVS, from the coding sequence ATGAAAGCGTTGGTATACAGCAGCCGGAAAAATGAAAGAGAGATCCTTTCGAAGGCCAATGATGGTAAGCATGAACTTAGCTGGCAAACGGCCGCATTGAGCAAAGACACTGTTCAGCTTGCTGCCGGTCAGGATGCAGTAGTAGTCTTCACGAATGATGACGTATCCGCTTCGGTCATGAACCAGTTGGCCACACTTGGCGTAAAATATGTGATTACACGCTCGGCCGGAACCGACCATATCGACTTTGAGGCGGCAGCGAGAAACGGCATCCGGGTGTCTAATATTCCTGCGTACTCACCAAATGCCATAGCAGAACATGCCATTGCGCTTACGCTGGCGCTGAGCCGCCACCTCATCAGGGCCAATCGCAACTGTATGCAATACGATTTTAGTCTGGATCACCTTACGGGCTTCAACTTAAATGGAAAGCAGGTAGGTATTGTGGGCATGGGACATATCGGGCTTATTACAGCCCGGATCTTTCAGGGCTTTGGCTGCAATGTTTCTGGTTATGACGTGAATCCGGACGTAAGCGCTCCCGGTATTCCGCAGGTTCCATTGAACGACCTGCTGCAAAGTTGTGATATCATCTCCCTGCATGTGCCGCTAAACCGCCAAACCGAACATATGATCAACTCCGAAACGCTGAGCCTGATGAAGAAAGGAGCTATGCTGATCAACACCTCGAGAGGGGGACTAGTGAACACGATTGATGTGCTGCAGGCCCTTGATGCTGGCCGACTGGGCTATTATGGTACTGATGTATATGAGTTTGAACGAGGTATCTTTTTTGAAGACCGGGAGTCTGACACCGTGCGCGATGCGCTGCTCACCCGGCTCATTGCACATCCTAAAGTGCTGCTCACCCCACATCAGGCCTTCCTAACCGTCGAGGCCATCAGCGATATTACCACGCAGGTGATCAGGCTGCTGGATGATTACGCAGTCTCAGTTAGCTGA
- a CDS encoding AraC family transcriptional regulator — translation MTNPESETQVDYKIRINKVFRYIDEHLDAQVSLAEVAEIASFSAFHFHRVFKMVTGEALGAYITRRRIEKAASDLLHKDGPLTEILVKYGFSDNASFTRTFKKYYGVSPTEFRKQNPNRFSKISQMLSKIGQVYPDVEKYLCVINDLKTWITMNAKIEIKTIQEIQVACIPCIGLQNVQTAYQKLIRWATPLGLLSVHTKMATLYHDSFKITDPNKVRMEACVLISEPVKVSGEVTLSTIPGGKFIVGSFEIGLEEFEKSWTGLFIWMNENGYKKASQNPFEIYHNDFSKHPEQKAIVDFYIPIE, via the coding sequence ATGACCAATCCAGAGAGCGAGACCCAGGTTGATTACAAGATCAGGATAAACAAGGTATTCAGATACATTGACGAGCATTTGGACGCACAGGTTTCCCTAGCCGAGGTTGCGGAAATTGCCAGTTTCTCAGCATTTCACTTCCACCGCGTATTTAAGATGGTGACAGGCGAAGCGCTTGGCGCGTATATTACCCGTCGCAGAATAGAAAAAGCTGCGTCCGACCTACTCCATAAGGACGGTCCGCTCACGGAGATTCTTGTAAAATATGGTTTCAGCGACAATGCCTCGTTTACCAGAACCTTCAAAAAGTACTATGGGGTAAGTCCCACCGAATTCAGAAAACAAAACCCAAACAGATTTAGCAAGATAAGCCAAATGCTCAGCAAGATCGGTCAAGTTTACCCCGATGTTGAGAAATACCTTTGCGTTATTAATGATCTAAAAACATGGATAACAATGAACGCAAAAATTGAAATCAAAACGATTCAGGAAATACAGGTGGCCTGCATACCCTGCATTGGCCTTCAAAATGTGCAGACTGCCTACCAGAAGTTAATACGCTGGGCAACGCCGCTCGGATTGCTTTCAGTGCATACTAAAATGGCGACCCTTTATCACGACAGTTTTAAAATCACAGATCCGAACAAAGTTCGCATGGAGGCTTGTGTGTTGATAAGTGAGCCCGTAAAAGTCAGTGGCGAAGTAACTTTATCGACAATCCCCGGCGGGAAGTTCATAGTCGGCAGTTTCGAGATCGGGCTAGAGGAATTTGAGAAATCCTGGACCGGGCTCTTTATCTGGATGAATGAGAACGGCTATAAAAAGGCTAGTCAGAATCCCTTTGAAATCTATCACAATGATTTTAGTAAGCATCCTGAGCAGAAAGCCATCGTAGATTTTTATATTCCTATCGAATAA
- a CDS encoding NAD(P)-dependent alcohol dehydrogenase, whose translation MKAIAYEKFGTTEVLQIVERQSPSIKDDQVLVKVKTFSINPMDWKIRKGEMKLMSGSKFPKYTGADFAGVVVATGTSVKELKKGDEVFGVVGNIMKDGASAEYIAVPANLVWRKPSELSFAQAASIPVVGTAAVTTFEKMGHTDSQTRILVNGATGGYGMFLLQLLAQTDADVTAVTSAGGMRYAKQWGAARVVDYNKEDILAQKHTYDVVIDLSGKMGYRKAKQIMNPRSLFLNPTPKPIEIILSKISNLFTGKKHQVVLSSPSKKYADALLAAIRNGFEVEVNRIFPFTEFRQAYQYAEAGGFVGKVIIEFPEER comes from the coding sequence ATGAAAGCGATAGCATACGAAAAGTTCGGGACCACAGAGGTTCTGCAAATTGTAGAGAGGCAAAGCCCTTCGATCAAAGATGATCAGGTGCTCGTAAAAGTCAAAACATTTTCCATTAACCCTATGGATTGGAAGATCCGGAAGGGAGAGATGAAACTCATGTCGGGGTCAAAGTTTCCGAAGTATACCGGCGCCGATTTTGCAGGGGTAGTTGTCGCCACCGGAACTTCCGTGAAAGAACTTAAAAAAGGAGATGAAGTTTTTGGTGTGGTAGGGAACATCATGAAAGACGGCGCATCTGCCGAGTATATCGCCGTACCCGCAAATCTGGTATGGAGGAAGCCTTCAGAATTGAGTTTCGCTCAGGCCGCATCTATCCCCGTCGTCGGCACTGCTGCGGTCACCACCTTCGAGAAAATGGGCCATACCGATTCACAAACCAGAATCCTGGTCAACGGTGCTACCGGTGGTTATGGTATGTTTCTGCTGCAGTTACTGGCACAAACCGATGCTGATGTAACGGCGGTTACAAGTGCAGGCGGGATGCGATATGCCAAACAATGGGGTGCAGCCCGGGTGGTCGACTATAACAAAGAAGACATTCTTGCTCAAAAACACACCTACGATGTAGTGATTGATCTGTCGGGAAAAATGGGCTACCGGAAGGCTAAACAAATCATGAATCCCCGGTCGCTCTTCCTGAACCCAACGCCCAAACCCATTGAGATCATCCTGTCTAAAATATCCAACCTCTTTACCGGAAAGAAACACCAGGTCGTCCTTTCCAGCCCATCTAAAAAATACGCCGATGCCTTATTGGCTGCCATAAGGAACGGCTTCGAAGTGGAGGTCAACCGGATATTTCCTTTTACGGAGTTCCGTCAGGCATATCAATACGCAGAGGCGGGTGGCTTCGTCGGTAAGGTGATTATTGAATTCCCAGAAGAAAGATAA
- a CDS encoding SRPBCC family protein, translated as MEQKTKINAEEGSQEIIITRVFDLPVELLFKAYEEAELFEQWMSTKVTKFDMRKHGSYAFETSHNGQVAFRANGTIHEFVPNLKITRTFEMENTPFPVQLEYLEFEAPTAQTSKLTMQIVFKSTAQRNQLLQMPFAQGLNWAHNKLQDTLNALK; from the coding sequence ATGGAACAGAAAACTAAAATAAACGCCGAAGAAGGCAGTCAGGAGATCATCATTACCCGGGTGTTCGACCTGCCGGTCGAACTGCTTTTTAAAGCTTATGAAGAGGCTGAGCTATTTGAGCAATGGATGAGTACTAAGGTAACCAAGTTCGATATGCGCAAACATGGCTCCTACGCGTTTGAAACTTCGCATAACGGTCAGGTGGCTTTCCGGGCCAACGGAACGATCCATGAATTTGTTCCCAACCTGAAAATTACCCGCACATTTGAAATGGAAAATACACCATTTCCGGTGCAGCTCGAATATCTGGAGTTTGAAGCCCCCACTGCCCAAACCAGCAAGCTGACCATGCAAATTGTATTCAAATCGACCGCCCAACGCAACCAGCTGCTTCAAATGCCTTTCGCGCAGGGGCTCAACTGGGCACACAACAAACTGCAAGACACCCTAAACGCTTTAAAATAG
- a CDS encoding alkene reductase: MKLLEKASLGSLQLKNKMAMSAMTRSRANINGVVGDSTVKYYTQRVSAGVIFTEAIRISEDATGSPFTPGIFTEEQIEAWKKVTKAVHDKGGLIIAQLWHTGRAGHSVDRNGKLPLAPSALPITGMQHFTSQGLKDYEVPQEITDEQIGQTIADYGRAAKKAIEAGFDGVELHAANGYLPNQFLAESANQRTDKYGGSNANKARFVLEVMQELIAAVGGQRVGIKISPLHPYGNMVLDNPVETYTYLINELNKLDFAYVELMKRSPYFPAPEHYPEIDEMEVFGKMIKQAVIANSGYDRDTAEAELERGIATAVSFGTLFLANPDLPQRFLANAALNEPDRATMFGGGDQGYIDYPFLSAYA; this comes from the coding sequence ATGAAACTATTAGAGAAAGCAAGCTTAGGAAGTCTGCAATTGAAAAACAAAATGGCTATGTCGGCCATGACAAGAAGTCGGGCCAACATCAACGGTGTGGTAGGCGATTCTACGGTAAAATACTACACGCAGCGGGTAAGTGCAGGCGTGATATTCACCGAAGCGATCCGGATCAGTGAAGACGCAACCGGCAGCCCTTTTACTCCGGGAATTTTCACCGAGGAACAAATCGAAGCCTGGAAAAAGGTGACCAAAGCCGTACATGACAAAGGCGGCCTTATCATCGCTCAGCTTTGGCACACAGGCAGGGCAGGACATTCCGTAGACCGAAATGGCAAATTGCCCCTTGCACCCTCGGCTTTGCCTATAACAGGCATGCAACATTTTACCTCGCAGGGACTGAAGGACTATGAGGTTCCGCAGGAAATTACGGACGAGCAGATCGGACAAACCATAGCCGACTACGGTCGGGCCGCTAAAAAAGCGATAGAAGCCGGATTTGATGGGGTAGAGCTTCACGCGGCAAATGGGTATCTGCCCAACCAGTTTCTGGCCGAGAGCGCAAACCAACGGACAGATAAATATGGCGGAAGTAATGCCAATAAAGCACGCTTTGTGCTGGAGGTGATGCAGGAGCTGATCGCTGCAGTAGGGGGTCAGCGGGTCGGAATTAAAATCTCGCCATTGCATCCCTACGGTAACATGGTGCTGGATAACCCGGTTGAAACCTACACCTACCTCATAAACGAATTGAACAAACTTGATTTCGCTTATGTGGAACTGATGAAGAGGAGTCCGTATTTCCCCGCACCGGAACATTATCCTGAAATAGATGAGATGGAAGTTTTCGGGAAGATGATTAAACAAGCAGTGATTGCCAACTCAGGCTACGACAGAGACACGGCAGAAGCAGAGCTTGAACGAGGCATCGCAACAGCCGTGTCTTTCGGGACCTTGTTTCTGGCCAACCCCGATCTGCCGCAACGCTTTCTTGCCAACGCGGCACTGAATGAACCAGACAGGGCAACGATGTTTGGCGGCGGCGATCAGGGTTATATCGACTACCCTTTTTTAAGTGCGTATGCTTAA
- a CDS encoding DoxX family protein has product MKKTHKIIYWVATLWLGLGMASTGIVQLIQMDEEVQKMSALGYPAYFLTIIGIWKILGTIAVILPKTPLLKEWTYAGFFFLMTGAIFSHLAHGDGAIEYFGPALLLVLTIVSWYFRPADRKVGTPHQLTETA; this is encoded by the coding sequence ATGAAAAAGACACACAAGATCATCTACTGGGTAGCCACACTATGGCTCGGGCTGGGCATGGCATCAACAGGCATTGTGCAACTTATCCAAATGGACGAGGAAGTACAGAAGATGAGTGCACTTGGCTACCCTGCTTATTTTTTAACCATTATAGGCATCTGGAAGATACTGGGCACCATAGCGGTTATTCTACCTAAAACACCTCTGCTCAAAGAATGGACCTATGCGGGATTCTTTTTTCTGATGACAGGCGCCATATTTAGTCACCTGGCACATGGCGACGGTGCCATAGAGTACTTCGGCCCTGCCTTGTTGCTGGTGCTGACCATAGTCTCCTGGTATTTCCGGCCGGCCGACCGAAAGGTCGGCACGCCACATCAGCTAACTGAGACTGCGTAA
- a CDS encoding ArsR/SmtB family transcription factor encodes MNLRRDVFQAISDPTRRAILLLVASQSLSAGAIAANFDTARPTISKHLQILTECELLRQEQTGREVHYHISAQKMKQVADFLEPFRQMWDERFNKLEAVMKQYKSKQDGTEN; translated from the coding sequence ATGAATTTAAGAAGAGACGTTTTTCAGGCTATTTCCGACCCGACCCGACGGGCCATCCTCTTGCTGGTTGCCTCTCAGTCGCTGTCGGCCGGTGCCATTGCGGCCAACTTTGATACTGCCAGACCTACCATTTCCAAGCACTTGCAAATTCTTACGGAGTGTGAACTCTTACGCCAGGAACAAACAGGCAGAGAGGTCCACTATCATATCAGTGCTCAGAAAATGAAACAGGTGGCCGACTTTTTAGAGCCTTTCCGCCAGATGTGGGACGAGCGATTTAACAAGCTGGAAGCCGTAATGAAACAATACAAAAGCAAGCAAGATGGAACAGAAAACTAA
- a CDS encoding helix-turn-helix domain-containing protein: MNPFILALQASNLTVEIHHHAAYQIVLSTDTPFNSTINGTLNEGIYGFLIKPHVRHLCVAEKGTLSVLNIEPYSNLGLELSARFKENEAFIIFRSAQEIITFFGTQEHGLSVPDVIETLISKIPVLQYDDRVATIVDYIRSNYFESDITPQTFSDKVFLSPSRLAALFKEQTGSSLSKYLLWTRLRQAIYLALTEKDKSLTEIAYETGFYDLPQLNKYMYEMFGMPPKALKMNSNLILVH, translated from the coding sequence ATGAACCCCTTTATATTAGCGCTTCAGGCAAGCAATCTTACGGTAGAAATCCATCACCATGCGGCCTATCAGATCGTGCTGTCGACCGACACCCCATTTAACTCTACCATTAATGGGACGTTAAACGAGGGTATTTATGGCTTTCTTATCAAACCGCATGTCAGGCATTTATGCGTTGCAGAAAAGGGTACGCTAAGTGTGTTAAACATAGAACCCTATTCCAATCTCGGGCTTGAGCTTTCCGCCAGGTTTAAAGAAAACGAGGCTTTTATCATTTTCCGTTCAGCACAAGAGATAATCACTTTTTTCGGAACTCAGGAACATGGCCTGAGCGTTCCAGATGTTATCGAAACGCTGATTTCGAAGATTCCGGTGCTGCAATATGACGACCGGGTTGCCACCATCGTCGATTATATCCGGAGCAATTACTTCGAGTCTGATATTACGCCACAGACCTTTTCCGATAAGGTATTTTTGTCGCCCTCCCGTTTAGCCGCACTGTTTAAAGAACAGACTGGCAGCAGCCTTTCTAAGTACCTGTTGTGGACACGCCTGCGGCAGGCCATCTATCTGGCGCTTACGGAGAAAGACAAGAGCCTCACCGAGATTGCCTATGAGACAGGTTTTTACGACCTGCCTCAACTCAATAAATACATGTACGAAATGTTCGGTATGCCGCCCAAGGCTTTGAAGATGAACAGCAATCTGATTCTGGTACACTAA